In the genome of Candidatus Anoxymicrobium japonicum, the window TGGCGCAGGTCGAGTGCGTGTGCGCGACCCCACCGATGAGTGGGAAAGCCCTGTACAGGGCGGTGTGGGTGGGCGTATCCGATGAGGGCTTGAGGACGCCCTCCACAAGATTGTTATCCAGATCGACAAGCACCATGTCGTCCGGTGAAAGCTCGTCGTAAGGCACTCCGCTTGGCTTGATGGCGACGACCCCCTCTCCCCTGTCGATGCCGCTCGCGTTGCCGAACGTGTAGAGGACAAGCCCCCTGGCTTGCAGCTCCATGTTGCACTTGTATACGGCGTGCTTCAACTCGATCAATGAGCCCATTGCCTTTATCACCTCCCTGCCAACTCGACGAACCCGCCAAGCCGCAGATATTCCAGGTAAGCACGGGAGTACAGCTCGACGGATTCCGGCCTGGGGCGGAACTCCATATCAAAGCCGCACGCCATCGCCCGTTGCGCCTCGACCACGTCTGAGTATACGCCGCTTGCGGTGGCGGCGAACATCGCCGCCCCCAGTGCGCAAGTCTGCTCCGAAGCGGCAACACTGACACGTGTGTCGAGCACGTCCGCGAGCGTCTGCATCACGAAAGACGCCTTGCGGGACACGCCGCCCAGCGCGATCACCTCCCTGACCGGAACGCCTTCCGAGGCGAACCTGTCGGATATCGTTCTCGCGCCAAAGCAGGTGGCTTCAACCAGCGCCTTAAACACGTCAACGGCGTCGCTCCCGAGGCTCAGGCCGGTGATGGCCCCCTTCAACGTCTGATCCGCGTCCGGAGTACGCCGGCCATTGAGCCAGTCCAGCGCCAGCACGCCGGCGGGATCCACCGGCCTCTCGACCGCCTCCGCGATCAGGCGATCCATAATGCCGTCGGAAATCTTAGAGATGAGACCCGCGAGCTCCGGCGCGGCAAAGTCAGGCTCGTCCCCTGTGAGTGGCCACATCAAAAGTTGCTTGAACCACGCGTACACATCGCCGAAGGCGGACTGGCCAGCCTCCATCCCGAGCATGCCGGGTATTATAGAGCCGTCGACCTGCCCGCAAATACCCTTTACCAGCTTGCCCTCCATCTCCTCCGCGGGGGCGACCAGCATGTCGCACGAGGCGGTGCCAATCACCTTGGCCAGAGTGTACGGTGAAATCCCGGCGCCGACAGCTCCCATGTGGCAATCGAAGGCGCCCACTCCCACCACGGTGTTCCGCCTCAGGCCGAGCCTCTCCGCCCAGGCGGGCGACAGCACCCCGGCGGGCACGTTGGAAGTGAAGGTCTCCGAGTACAGCCTGTCGCGCGTCCCGGCGAGGAGTGGGTCTATCCCCGCCAGGAACTCCTCGGGCGGAAGTCCGCCAAACGAAGGGTGCCACATCGCCTTGTGCCCCGCGGCGCACCTGCTCCTCTTGAAAGACATCACGTTTCTGTTGTCGGTGAGCAGGACCGGCAACCAATCGCAGTGCTCCAGCCACGAATACGCGGCAGACCTTACCTTCTCGTCACGGCGCGACGTGTGAAGTATCTTCGACCAGAACCACTCGGCGGAGTATACGCCGCCCTCGTACTTCGTGAAATCCTCGCCGCCCCACGTCCTGGCGGCGTCGTTTATCTCCGCCGCTTCCTCGACTGCGGTGTGATCCTTCCAGAGCATGAACATGGCGTCGGGATTGTCGTGAAACTCCGGGTGAAGCGCCAGCGGCGCCCCGGCCTGGTCGATCGCGACGAGTGTAGATCCGGTAGTATCCGCCGAGATGCCTGTTATCGACTCCGCCGTGCCTCGCGGGCTTAGCGCGAGCGCCTCTCTAACGGTCGCTTCCATCCCCTCGATATAATCAAGGGGGTGTTGCCTGAAGCAGCTCTCTCTGGGAACGCAGTAGAGGCCTTCGCCCCAGCGTGGGTAGTCGAAGACAGACTGGGCCGTCTCCTCGCCGGTTCTCGCGTTGACCACCACCGAACGCACCGAGTCCGTTCCAAAATCTATTCCCAGCACATGTTCGTCCAATCGGATCCACTCTCCGTCCCAGCCTCTCGGCCGCCGGGCTATGTCTTACATCAGCGCAAAAATTTGCCAGCGTCGGGGTTGTTCAGGTCTGAATTGCTTCATGATTTCTTTCCTCCAGATTAGAGAACGCCGTGATTTTACCACGAATCACTTCTTTCCGGCGCCACGATTTCATCTATCTAAAAGACTGTAATCCTAGATTGGGAAATCATGTCATAGATCGTGAAAAGAGTCTTCCTCCAGGTGTTTGCACAACCTGTTTGCAAGCGC includes:
- a CDS encoding ribulokinase, whose protein sequence is MRLDEHVLGIDFGTDSVRSVVVNARTGEETAQSVFDYPRWGEGLYCVPRESCFRQHPLDYIEGMEATVREALALSPRGTAESITGISADTTGSTLVAIDQAGAPLALHPEFHDNPDAMFMLWKDHTAVEEAAEINDAARTWGGEDFTKYEGGVYSAEWFWSKILHTSRRDEKVRSAAYSWLEHCDWLPVLLTDNRNVMSFKRSRCAAGHKAMWHPSFGGLPPEEFLAGIDPLLAGTRDRLYSETFTSNVPAGVLSPAWAERLGLRRNTVVGVGAFDCHMGAVGAGISPYTLAKVIGTASCDMLVAPAEEMEGKLVKGICGQVDGSIIPGMLGMEAGQSAFGDVYAWFKQLLMWPLTGDEPDFAAPELAGLISKISDGIMDRLIAEAVERPVDPAGVLALDWLNGRRTPDADQTLKGAITGLSLGSDAVDVFKALVEATCFGARTISDRFASEGVPVREVIALGGVSRKASFVMQTLADVLDTRVSVAASEQTCALGAAMFAATASGVYSDVVEAQRAMACGFDMEFRPRPESVELYSRAYLEYLRLGGFVELAGR